TTACTCTCACATACTTGCTGATTAACGATAACTTGTCCTTCACTGATGAGTTTTTGTAGGCGCGATCGAGATATACTGTCGATATTATCTCCTAACCAAACATCAATTCTAATTCCTCCTTTATCGACAACTAATTTTTGTTGGTACTGCTCACTTGTCATTCTCAGCTTAAATTTATTTCTCAAAATACTTATGTGGTTATGTCCAAAGCATAACACTAACTGGTGTTGGGATGTCAGGTTTCAGATTGCAGGGGGATAAGGTGTCAGGTGTCAGGTTTCAGGTTGCAGGTTTTAGAAGAAAGTAATAAGTATTCGGAGTTTTTAATTCTTAATTATTTACCTTTGCCTCTTGCCTTATTTTAATTACTAGCAACTAATTGTAAAAGTCGATCGCGCAATGTAGTTAAACCATGACGTTGTTGAGCAGAAATAAAAACCGCTTGGGGATATTTTTCCTTGGCAATGGTTAAATGTTCACTCTTTGCCTTATCTATTTTGTTGAGGGCAATTAATTCTACGGAAGGGGCTAGAGGCATTTGAGCAAGAATTGCTTTAACAGATTCAATATGACTTTCCCAAGCAGGATGAGACAAGTCCACAACGTGTAATAGTGCATCCGCTTCGGTTACTTCTTCTAGGGTTGCCCGAAAAGAATCCACAAGAGGAGGGGGCAATTCATGGATAAAACCCACAGTATCGGTCATTAACAATGTGGTTGTATCAGATGTGTTAGGGTCTGTAATAGTCAATCTTCTGGTGGTGGGGTCTAATGTAGCAAATAATTGATCTGCGGTGTAAACATCGGCATTGGTAAGGGTGTTAATTAAGGTGGATTTTCCTGCATTTGTATAACCGACAATGGCAATGCTGGTTATTTCATGGGCTTGTCTTTGTTGACGTAGTCTTGAGCGATGGGATTGCAGTTGGTTTACTTCTTGCTGTAGTCTGGTGATTCTTTTTTGAATAGCCCTTCTTTCTGTTTCTAATTTTGTTTCACCAGGGCCTCTGGTGCCGATACCGCCACCTAATCGAGACATGGCTTGTCCTCTCCCTGTTAGTCTGGGTAACATATATTCTAATTGGGCTAATTCTACTTGTAATTTACCTGCCCTTGACTGCGCCCTCTGGGCGAATATATCTAAGATTACTTCGGTGCGATCGACCACTCTGACCCCTAATTGTAACTCTAAATTGCGTACCTGAGCAGGGGATAAATCCCGATCAAATACCACTAAATTTGCTCCTAATGTTTGTACTTGTAGGGCTATTTCTTCTACCTTTCCTGCACCAACAAGGGTTTGAGGATGGGGGTGAGAGCGTTTTTGCTCGATGGTAGCTAATACTTTTCCTCCGGCACTATCTACCAGTAAGGCTAATTCCTGTAGATTATCTTGGAATTTTTGTTCTTCTCTATCTCCTGTGTGTAAGCCCACTAATAAAACTCTTTCTTGTTGGGGTGAAACTTCTTGAGCAATAAATTCTCGGCTAAATTCTGCTTCTAAGTTATTAACTAAATCGAGAAAATCTTGTTCGACTATATCTTCTAAGGATTGAGGATGTGATACATCCCAATAATTATCGGTATCTTTGAGGGGTAGCAAATGACATAAATAGGCTTTATCCACAAATCCTCTCGCTCCTCCTCCTTTGCGTATTATTCCTTGACCTGTCAGGGTTAATATAACTAAAGCATCTAATCTTTGTCTTACCATTGCGGTTAAACTAGCTTCACTGGGGGGAGTAGGCTTTAACGAGGTGCTTAAACAACGAATCCCTGATAGTCTTAACTCACCGTAACGAGGCAATTCTAGGGGGGGAATTTGGGTTTGACGGGGTGTACCGACTCCTACCCTAATCACCTGTCCACGACGATTTAGATAGACGCTCAAGGGCTGTTTTAACTCTGTGCTAAGGTTGGCTATTCTTTCGGCGAGGTCAACGGTAGAGATGCGATCGCCGCTTATTCTTTGATGATATAGTTTTTGTAACTGTTTGAATTGGCTGGGTTTTAATCCTTGTAAGTTTCCGTAAATTGTTTCAATAGACATTAACTATTAATAATTGAGATATTGATAGGAGCTTATTCTCCTTTATATATAAATTTTATCTCTTAGGAATTGATTTTCTCATTTTCAATTCTTGATGGAATAATCACAATTTCAAGAGTCTTAAACCACTAAACCACAGGATGAAAGATTATTC
This is a stretch of genomic DNA from Cyanobacterium aponinum PCC 10605. It encodes these proteins:
- the hflX gene encoding GTPase HflX, which codes for MSIETIYGNLQGLKPSQFKQLQKLYHQRISGDRISTVDLAERIANLSTELKQPLSVYLNRRGQVIRVGVGTPRQTQIPPLELPRYGELRLSGIRCLSTSLKPTPPSEASLTAMVRQRLDALVILTLTGQGIIRKGGGARGFVDKAYLCHLLPLKDTDNYWDVSHPQSLEDIVEQDFLDLVNNLEAEFSREFIAQEVSPQQERVLLVGLHTGDREEQKFQDNLQELALLVDSAGGKVLATIEQKRSHPHPQTLVGAGKVEEIALQVQTLGANLVVFDRDLSPAQVRNLELQLGVRVVDRTEVILDIFAQRAQSRAGKLQVELAQLEYMLPRLTGRGQAMSRLGGGIGTRGPGETKLETERRAIQKRITRLQQEVNQLQSHRSRLRQQRQAHEITSIAIVGYTNAGKSTLINTLTNADVYTADQLFATLDPTTRRLTITDPNTSDTTTLLMTDTVGFIHELPPPLVDSFRATLEEVTEADALLHVVDLSHPAWESHIESVKAILAQMPLAPSVELIALNKIDKAKSEHLTIAKEKYPQAVFISAQQRHGLTTLRDRLLQLVASN